The following proteins come from a genomic window of Gossypium raimondii isolate GPD5lz chromosome 5, ASM2569854v1, whole genome shotgun sequence:
- the LOC128040963 gene encoding pentatricopeptide repeat-containing protein At1g62930, chloroplastic-like — protein sequence MELFHEISRKGPIPDTVTYNTLMQSMFQLGKVSTACELFRKMLASGQAPDIATCLILLDGLCKTGHIEEALKLFQALQTSGLKLDIVPYTILIDGFCKAGHIEVAKELFHQLSDNGLKPDVYTYCIMINGLCKEGLPDEAYRLFGSMGDNDCLPNSCCYNVMIRGFLRNSYTSKATQLLTEMVGKGFSADIFTATLFMDLIIYSNKSILL from the coding sequence ATGGAACTCTTTCATGAAATATCTCGAAAGGGACCAATCCCGGATACTGTCACATACAACACTCTTATGCAGAGTATGTTTCAGTTAGGGAAAGTTTCAACTGCATGTGAACTTTTTAGAAAGATGCTTGCTTCTGGACAAGCTCCAGACATAGCAACCTGTTTGATTTTGCTGGATGGTTTATGCAAAACAGGTCATATCGAAGAGGCATTGAAACTTTTTCAAGCACTGCAAACCAGTGGGTTAAAACTTGATATTGTCCCGTATACTATACTAATTGATGGGTTTTGTAAAGCTGGGCATATCGAAGTTGCCAAGGAATTATTTCATCAACTCTCAGACAATGGCTTAAAACCGGATGTTTACACATATtgtataatgattaatggactgtGTAAAGAGGGATTGCCAGATGAAGCATACAGGTTGTTCGGGAGCATGGGAGATAATGACTGTTTGCCTAATAGCTGCTGTTATAATGTAATGATTCGGGGGTTCCTTCGCAACAGCTATACTTCAAAGGCAACACAACTTCTTACGGAAATGGTTGGTAAGGGCTTTTCTGCAGATATATTCACTGCCACCTTATTTATGGATCTTATCATATACTCTAACAAATCAATCTTGCTCTGA
- the LOC128040962 gene encoding pentatricopeptide repeat-containing protein At1g63080, mitochondrial-like encodes MGLSKKPMSMPVRGKGKRDHRSDNVDHALSLFNKMIEKYPKPSIVEFNKLLGAIVKTKHYAIVVSKYRQIELLGVSHNVYSMNILINCICQLGRIDFGFSVLGKMLKLGVEPSAVTFSTLINGLCNQSKISEAVCMFDEMTEKGYQAHLIVYNTVLKGLSKTGNTDRAVRFLRLMESRGFEPNIVAYSIVIDCLCKNGLLQEALNLLSEMKVKGIRPNIITYNCLIHGMCNLGQQEEATRLLSEMVDNNISLDIVTYNTLVDALCKEGTISKAVETIDMMRKQGIEPNVVTYSTLVDAHCKEGMVSEAEDIVDAMIKRGIEPNVVTYSALVNGHCLQNETDKARRVFNLMIEKGCAPSIVTTP; translated from the exons ATGG GCCTAAGTAAGAAACCCATGTCCATGCCTGTTAGAGGAAAGGGGAAAAGAGACCACCGCTCCGATAATGTTGATCATGCTTTGAGTTTGTTCAATAAGATGATTGAAAAGTACCCAAAGCCTTCAATTGTggaattcaataaattattaggAGCCATTGTTAAGACGAAACATTATGCCATTGTTGTTTCTAAGTATAGACAGATCGAATTATTGGGAGTTTCCCATAATGTTTATTCTATGAACATCTTGATTAATTGCATTTGTCAATTAGGTCgaattgattttgggttttctgTTTTGGGGAAAATGCTGAAGTTAGGTGTTGAGCCTAGTGCTGTAACTTTTTCAACTTTGATAAATGGGCTTTGTAATCAAAGTAAGATTTCTGAGGCCGTTTGTATGTTCGATGAAATGACTGAAAAAGGGTATCAAGCTCATTTGATTGTTTACAATACAGTACTTAAGGGGTTGTCTAAGACCGGCAATACTGATAGAGCTGTTAGGTTTCTAAGGTTGATGGAAAGCAGAGGCTTTGAACCTAATATTGTAGCATATAGCATTGTCATTGACTGCCTTTGTAAGAACGGTTTGTTACAGGAGGCTCTCAATCTCTTATCTGAAATGAAGGTTAAGGGCATTAGACCAAATATCATTACTTATAACTGCTTAATTCATGGTATGTGTAATTTGGGCCAGCAGGAGGAGGCAACAAGGCTTTTGAGTGAAATGGTTGATAACAATATTTCACTTGATATTGTCACGTATAATACATTGGTTGATGCTCTTTGCAAGGAAGGAACAATTTCTAAAGCTGTAGAGACCATTGACATGATGAGAAAGCAAGGCATTGAGCCTAATGTTGTCACGTATAGTACATTGGTTGATGCGCATTGCAAGGAAGGGATGGTCTCTGAAGCTGAGGATATTGTTGACGCAATGATAAAGCGAGGCATTGAGCCTAATGTTGTTACCTATAGTGCATTAGTTAATGGTCATTGCTTGCAGAATGAAACGGATAAAGCTAGAAGAGTTTTCAACTTGATGATTGAGAAGGGTTGTGCACCTAGTATAGTTACAACACCGTGA